The following are encoded together in the Nymphaea colorata isolate Beijing-Zhang1983 chromosome 14, ASM883128v2, whole genome shotgun sequence genome:
- the LOC116267411 gene encoding pentatricopeptide repeat-containing protein At4g21300 isoform X1, whose translation MPFYEAHGRGSSLARCSSVGLRRLRLRARQSAMHGRAPFQLVNPLHLISSFRCFKAFPAQFKCHKNSLILSLDFHGFHESLENRASSLLLDCSESKCLQHGRQVHAQIIANGIYDVRQLKNKVLGMYVLCGSLWNAKNVFLSIKETQSLHWNWMIRGFSMMGRFDFALLFYIKMLDSGVLPDKFTFVYVIKACCSLSAVNFGRFVHRLLVSMGFDGDLFVGSSLIKIYAENNCLQDARQVFDKISERDCVLWNVMIDGYARNGDVLGALELFNVMRSSEVRHNSVTFLCVLSMLTSMMELQGGMQIHGLAIRCGFDLEVSVANALLTMYSKCHFLPDARLVFDLIRQKDVVSWNGIIAGYLHNGCISGALGVFSEMQLAGAKPDSVTFASLLPSFAEAAGLRQGKEVHAYILRNSLSFDAFVKSALMDIYFKCSNVELARKVFCVTGAIDVVIFSTMISGCVLNGLNHDALVMFRILLQSNMRPNSVTLASTLPACASLAALKVGKELHGYILKSAHSNICFVGSALVDMYAKCGRLDLGLNVFKKLSGRDTVAWNTVITSCSQNGQPEEAIKYFRHMGMEGALYDCVAISAALSACAAIPALHYGKQIHAFIIRGALRTDVFAESALIDMYAKCGNLVFARGVFELMHEKNEVSWNSMISAYGTHGHVDSAISLFHKMLETGIHPDHITFLSIISACSHAGLVDEGFHFFNCMSKDYGIMARMEHYACMVDLFGRAGDLEKALSIIRSMPFEPDSGIWGALLGASRVHGNVEIADVASKKLFHMDPSNSGYYVLLANTHAEAGGWEDVLKVRSLMKERGVQKLPGCSWIEIGRSSRMFIAADTSHPESAQIYLLLRCLLLELREAGYVPQTRFDAVIARSGNAVATL comes from the exons ATGCCGTTTTACGAAGCCCATGGGCGTGGTTCTTCGTTGGCTCGTTGCTCCTCTGTTGGCCTACGTCGACTGCGGTTGCGCGCTCGGCAGAGTGCCATGCATGGAAGAGCTCCATTTCAACTAGTCAACCCGCTCCACCTTATTTCTTCGTTTAGGTGCTTCAAAGCATTCCCGGCCCAGTTCAAATGCCACAAAAATTCCCTCATACTTTCTctagattttcatggttttcatgAGTCTTTGGAAAATCGAGCTTCTTCACTGCTGCTAGATTGCTCTGAATCCAAGTGCCTGCAGCATGGACGTCAAGTCCATGCCCAGATCATTGCAAATGGAATTTATGATGTTCGTCAGCTGAAAAACAAAGTGTTGGGTATGTATGTACTCTGTGGGAGTCTATGGAACGCTAAGAATGTATTCTTGAGTATTAAGGAAACCCAGTCTTTGCATTGGAATTGGATGATCAGAGGGTTTTCGATGATGGGCCGGTTTGACTTTGCTCTGCTATTCTATATTAAGATGCTGGATTCTGGTGTTTTACCGGATAAATTCACGTTTGTTTATGTGATCAAGGCATGTTGCAGCCTTTCAGCTGTGAACTTCGGTAGGTTCGTGCATAGGCTTTTGGTTTCGATGGGCTTTGATGGAGATTTGTTCGTGGGAAGCTCCTTGATTAAGATATATGCGGAAAACAATTGTCTGCAAGATGCACGCCAAGTGTTTGATAAAATATCTGAGCGTGATTGTGTTCTTTGGAATGTGATGATCGACGGATATGCAAGGAATGGTGATGTTCTTGGAGCTTTGGAACTGTTTAATGTGATGAGGAGTTCTGAGGTAAGACACAATTCAGTAACCTTTCTTTGTGTTCTGTCGATGTTGACTTCCATGATGGAGCTGCAAGGTGGTATGCAGATTCATGGGCTGGCAATTCGTTGTGGGTTTGATCTTGAGGTTTCTGTCGCAAATGCATTACTAACAATGTACTCAAAATGCCACTTTCTGCCGGATGCACGTCTAGTATTTGACCTCATTCGTCAAAAAGATGTGGTTTCTTGGAACGGAATTATTGCTGGGTATCTCCATAATGGATGTATCAGTGGAGCATTGGGTGTCTTCAGTGAGATGCAATTGGCTGGTGCCAAGCCAGATTCTGTTACTTTTGCTAGCTTGCTTCCATCTTTTGCAGAAGCAGCAGGTCTGAGACAAGGTAAAGAAGTTCATGCTTATATTCTGAGAAACAGTTTGTCGTTTGATGCATTCGTGAAGAGTGCTCTCATGGACATATATTTCAAATGTAGTAATGTGGAACTGGCACGTAAGGTTTTTTGTGTAACTGGTGCCATTGATGTAGTCATATTTAGCACGATGATTTCAGGGTGTGTGCTGAATGGTTTGAATCATGATGCTTTAGTGATGTTTAGGATATTGCTGCAGTCAAATATGAGACCCAATTCTGTGACATTGGCAAGTACCTTGCCTGCATGTGCTAGTTTGGCAGCTTTGAAAGTGGGGAAGGAGCTCCATGGCTACATTCTAAAGAGTGCTCACAGTAACATTTGTTTTGTAGGCAGTGCACTAGTGGACATGTACGCTAAGTGTGGGAGACTTGATCTTGGTTTGAATGTTTTCAAGAAATTATCTGGAAGGGATACTGTGGCATGGAACACAGTCATCACAAGCTGTTCTCAGAATGGACAACCAGAGGAAGCCATTAAATATTTTCGGCATATGGGTATGGAAGGAGCATTATATGATTGTGTCGCGATATCAGCTGCTCTGTCTGCATGTGCTGCCATACCAGCCCTACATTATGGAAAACAAATCCATGCATTCATAATCAGAGGTGCCTTAAGAACAGATGTCTTTGCTGAAAGCGCTCTGATTgacatgtatgcaaaatgtggcAATCTGGTTTTTGCACGGGGTGTGTTTGAGTTGATGCATGAGAAAAATGAGGTATCGTGGAACAGTATGATTTCTGCTTATGGGACTCATGGACATGTGGATAGTGCAATTTCCTTATTTCACAAAATGCTAGAAACAGGCATTCACCCAGATCATATTACCTTCCTTTCTATAATTTCAGCATGCAGCCATGCTGGTTTGGTTGATGAAGGGTTTCACTTCTTCAACTGCATGAGCAAGGATTATGGGATTATGGCTCGTATGGAGCATTATGCTTGCATGGTTGACCTCTTTGGTCGTGCTGGAGATTTAGAGAAAGCCTTGAGCATAATTAGGAGCATGCCATTTGAACCAGATTCTGGTATATGGGGAGCATTGCTTGGGGCCTCCCGTGTTCATGGTAATGTTGAAATAGCAGATGTAGCTTCTAAGAAGCTTTTCCATATGGATCCATCCAATTCTGGATATTATGTCTTGTTGGCTAATACCCATGCTGAGGCTGGTGGTTGGGAGGATGTTCTTAAAGTGCGAAGTTTGATGAAAGAAAGAGGAGTTCAGAAGTTACCTGGTTGCAGCTGGATCGAGATTGGCAGGTCTTCACGTATGTTCATTGCAGCTGATACTTCCCATCCAGAATCAGCTCAGATCTATTTGCTACTGAGATGTTTACTTCTTGAGCTCAGGGAAGCAGGATATGTGCCCCAAACCAGATTTGATGCCGTGATTGCTCGTTCAG GTAATGCAGTGGCAACACTTTGA
- the LOC116267411 gene encoding pentatricopeptide repeat-containing protein At4g21300 isoform X2 has translation MPFYEAHGRGSSLARCSSVGLRRLRLRARQSAMHGRAPFQLVNPLHLISSFRCFKAFPAQFKCHKNSLILSLDFHGFHESLENRASSLLLDCSESKCLQHGRQVHAQIIANGIYDVRQLKNKVLGMYVLCGSLWNAKNVFLSIKETQSLHWNWMIRGFSMMGRFDFALLFYIKMLDSGVLPDKFTFVYVIKACCSLSAVNFGRFVHRLLVSMGFDGDLFVGSSLIKIYAENNCLQDARQVFDKISERDCVLWNVMIDGYARNGDVLGALELFNVMRSSEVRHNSVTFLCVLSMLTSMMELQGGMQIHGLAIRCGFDLEVSVANALLTMYSKCHFLPDARLVFDLIRQKDVVSWNGIIAGYLHNGCISGALGVFSEMQLAGAKPDSVTFASLLPSFAEAAGLRQGKEVHAYILRNSLSFDAFVKSALMDIYFKCSNVELARKVFCVTGAIDVVIFSTMISGCVLNGLNHDALVMFRILLQSNMRPNSVTLASTLPACASLAALKVGKELHGYILKSAHSNICFVGSALVDMYAKCGRLDLGLNVFKKLSGRDTVAWNTVITSCSQNGQPEEAIKYFRHMGMEGALYDCVAISAALSACAAIPALHYGKQIHAFIIRGALRTDVFAESALIDMYAKCGNLVFARGVFELMHEKNEVSWNSMISAYGTHGHVDSAISLFHKMLETGIHPDHITFLSIISACSHAGLVDEGFHFFNCMSKDYGIMARMEHYACMVDLFGRAGDLEKALSIIRSMPFEPDSGIWGALLGASRVHGNVEIADVASKKLFHMDPSNSGYYVLLANTHAEAGGWEDVLKVRSLMKERGVQKLPGCSWIEIGRSSRMFIAADTSHPESAQIYLLLRCLLLELREAGYVPQTRFDAVIARSVATL, from the exons ATGCCGTTTTACGAAGCCCATGGGCGTGGTTCTTCGTTGGCTCGTTGCTCCTCTGTTGGCCTACGTCGACTGCGGTTGCGCGCTCGGCAGAGTGCCATGCATGGAAGAGCTCCATTTCAACTAGTCAACCCGCTCCACCTTATTTCTTCGTTTAGGTGCTTCAAAGCATTCCCGGCCCAGTTCAAATGCCACAAAAATTCCCTCATACTTTCTctagattttcatggttttcatgAGTCTTTGGAAAATCGAGCTTCTTCACTGCTGCTAGATTGCTCTGAATCCAAGTGCCTGCAGCATGGACGTCAAGTCCATGCCCAGATCATTGCAAATGGAATTTATGATGTTCGTCAGCTGAAAAACAAAGTGTTGGGTATGTATGTACTCTGTGGGAGTCTATGGAACGCTAAGAATGTATTCTTGAGTATTAAGGAAACCCAGTCTTTGCATTGGAATTGGATGATCAGAGGGTTTTCGATGATGGGCCGGTTTGACTTTGCTCTGCTATTCTATATTAAGATGCTGGATTCTGGTGTTTTACCGGATAAATTCACGTTTGTTTATGTGATCAAGGCATGTTGCAGCCTTTCAGCTGTGAACTTCGGTAGGTTCGTGCATAGGCTTTTGGTTTCGATGGGCTTTGATGGAGATTTGTTCGTGGGAAGCTCCTTGATTAAGATATATGCGGAAAACAATTGTCTGCAAGATGCACGCCAAGTGTTTGATAAAATATCTGAGCGTGATTGTGTTCTTTGGAATGTGATGATCGACGGATATGCAAGGAATGGTGATGTTCTTGGAGCTTTGGAACTGTTTAATGTGATGAGGAGTTCTGAGGTAAGACACAATTCAGTAACCTTTCTTTGTGTTCTGTCGATGTTGACTTCCATGATGGAGCTGCAAGGTGGTATGCAGATTCATGGGCTGGCAATTCGTTGTGGGTTTGATCTTGAGGTTTCTGTCGCAAATGCATTACTAACAATGTACTCAAAATGCCACTTTCTGCCGGATGCACGTCTAGTATTTGACCTCATTCGTCAAAAAGATGTGGTTTCTTGGAACGGAATTATTGCTGGGTATCTCCATAATGGATGTATCAGTGGAGCATTGGGTGTCTTCAGTGAGATGCAATTGGCTGGTGCCAAGCCAGATTCTGTTACTTTTGCTAGCTTGCTTCCATCTTTTGCAGAAGCAGCAGGTCTGAGACAAGGTAAAGAAGTTCATGCTTATATTCTGAGAAACAGTTTGTCGTTTGATGCATTCGTGAAGAGTGCTCTCATGGACATATATTTCAAATGTAGTAATGTGGAACTGGCACGTAAGGTTTTTTGTGTAACTGGTGCCATTGATGTAGTCATATTTAGCACGATGATTTCAGGGTGTGTGCTGAATGGTTTGAATCATGATGCTTTAGTGATGTTTAGGATATTGCTGCAGTCAAATATGAGACCCAATTCTGTGACATTGGCAAGTACCTTGCCTGCATGTGCTAGTTTGGCAGCTTTGAAAGTGGGGAAGGAGCTCCATGGCTACATTCTAAAGAGTGCTCACAGTAACATTTGTTTTGTAGGCAGTGCACTAGTGGACATGTACGCTAAGTGTGGGAGACTTGATCTTGGTTTGAATGTTTTCAAGAAATTATCTGGAAGGGATACTGTGGCATGGAACACAGTCATCACAAGCTGTTCTCAGAATGGACAACCAGAGGAAGCCATTAAATATTTTCGGCATATGGGTATGGAAGGAGCATTATATGATTGTGTCGCGATATCAGCTGCTCTGTCTGCATGTGCTGCCATACCAGCCCTACATTATGGAAAACAAATCCATGCATTCATAATCAGAGGTGCCTTAAGAACAGATGTCTTTGCTGAAAGCGCTCTGATTgacatgtatgcaaaatgtggcAATCTGGTTTTTGCACGGGGTGTGTTTGAGTTGATGCATGAGAAAAATGAGGTATCGTGGAACAGTATGATTTCTGCTTATGGGACTCATGGACATGTGGATAGTGCAATTTCCTTATTTCACAAAATGCTAGAAACAGGCATTCACCCAGATCATATTACCTTCCTTTCTATAATTTCAGCATGCAGCCATGCTGGTTTGGTTGATGAAGGGTTTCACTTCTTCAACTGCATGAGCAAGGATTATGGGATTATGGCTCGTATGGAGCATTATGCTTGCATGGTTGACCTCTTTGGTCGTGCTGGAGATTTAGAGAAAGCCTTGAGCATAATTAGGAGCATGCCATTTGAACCAGATTCTGGTATATGGGGAGCATTGCTTGGGGCCTCCCGTGTTCATGGTAATGTTGAAATAGCAGATGTAGCTTCTAAGAAGCTTTTCCATATGGATCCATCCAATTCTGGATATTATGTCTTGTTGGCTAATACCCATGCTGAGGCTGGTGGTTGGGAGGATGTTCTTAAAGTGCGAAGTTTGATGAAAGAAAGAGGAGTTCAGAAGTTACCTGGTTGCAGCTGGATCGAGATTGGCAGGTCTTCACGTATGTTCATTGCAGCTGATACTTCCCATCCAGAATCAGCTCAGATCTATTTGCTACTGAGATGTTTACTTCTTGAGCTCAGGGAAGCAGGATATGTGCCCCAAACCAGATTTGATGCCGTGATTGCTCGTTCAG TGGCAACACTTTGA
- the LOC116267411 gene encoding pentatricopeptide repeat-containing protein At4g21300 isoform X4: MPFYEAHGRGSSLARCSSVGLRRLRLRARQSAMHGRAPFQLVNPLHLISSFRCFKAFPAQFKCHKNSLILSLDFHGFHESLENRASSLLLDCSESKCLQHGRQVHAQIIANGIYDVRQLKNKVLGMYVLCGSLWNAKNVFLSIKETQSLHWNWMIRGFSMMGRFDFALLFYIKMLDSGVLPDKFTFVYVIKACCSLSAVNFGRFVHRLLVSMGFDGDLFVGSSLIKIYAENNCLQDARQVFDKISERDCVLWNVMIDGYARNGDVLGALELFNVMRSSEVRHNSVTFLCVLSMLTSMMELQGGMQIHGLAIRCGFDLEVSVANALLTMYSKCHFLPDARLVFDLIRQKDVVSWNGIIAGYLHNGCISGALGVFSEMQLAGAKPDSVTFASLLPSFAEAAGLRQGSALVDMYAKCGRLDLGLNVFKKLSGRDTVAWNTVITSCSQNGQPEEAIKYFRHMGMEGALYDCVAISAALSACAAIPALHYGKQIHAFIIRGALRTDVFAESALIDMYAKCGNLVFARGVFELMHEKNEVSWNSMISAYGTHGHVDSAISLFHKMLETGIHPDHITFLSIISACSHAGLVDEGFHFFNCMSKDYGIMARMEHYACMVDLFGRAGDLEKALSIIRSMPFEPDSGIWGALLGASRVHGNVEIADVASKKLFHMDPSNSGYYVLLANTHAEAGGWEDVLKVRSLMKERGVQKLPGCSWIEIGRSSRMFIAADTSHPESAQIYLLLRCLLLELREAGYVPQTRFDAVIARSGNAVATL, encoded by the exons ATGCCGTTTTACGAAGCCCATGGGCGTGGTTCTTCGTTGGCTCGTTGCTCCTCTGTTGGCCTACGTCGACTGCGGTTGCGCGCTCGGCAGAGTGCCATGCATGGAAGAGCTCCATTTCAACTAGTCAACCCGCTCCACCTTATTTCTTCGTTTAGGTGCTTCAAAGCATTCCCGGCCCAGTTCAAATGCCACAAAAATTCCCTCATACTTTCTctagattttcatggttttcatgAGTCTTTGGAAAATCGAGCTTCTTCACTGCTGCTAGATTGCTCTGAATCCAAGTGCCTGCAGCATGGACGTCAAGTCCATGCCCAGATCATTGCAAATGGAATTTATGATGTTCGTCAGCTGAAAAACAAAGTGTTGGGTATGTATGTACTCTGTGGGAGTCTATGGAACGCTAAGAATGTATTCTTGAGTATTAAGGAAACCCAGTCTTTGCATTGGAATTGGATGATCAGAGGGTTTTCGATGATGGGCCGGTTTGACTTTGCTCTGCTATTCTATATTAAGATGCTGGATTCTGGTGTTTTACCGGATAAATTCACGTTTGTTTATGTGATCAAGGCATGTTGCAGCCTTTCAGCTGTGAACTTCGGTAGGTTCGTGCATAGGCTTTTGGTTTCGATGGGCTTTGATGGAGATTTGTTCGTGGGAAGCTCCTTGATTAAGATATATGCGGAAAACAATTGTCTGCAAGATGCACGCCAAGTGTTTGATAAAATATCTGAGCGTGATTGTGTTCTTTGGAATGTGATGATCGACGGATATGCAAGGAATGGTGATGTTCTTGGAGCTTTGGAACTGTTTAATGTGATGAGGAGTTCTGAGGTAAGACACAATTCAGTAACCTTTCTTTGTGTTCTGTCGATGTTGACTTCCATGATGGAGCTGCAAGGTGGTATGCAGATTCATGGGCTGGCAATTCGTTGTGGGTTTGATCTTGAGGTTTCTGTCGCAAATGCATTACTAACAATGTACTCAAAATGCCACTTTCTGCCGGATGCACGTCTAGTATTTGACCTCATTCGTCAAAAAGATGTGGTTTCTTGGAACGGAATTATTGCTGGGTATCTCCATAATGGATGTATCAGTGGAGCATTGGGTGTCTTCAGTGAGATGCAATTGGCTGGTGCCAAGCCAGATTCTGTTACTTTTGCTAGCTTGCTTCCATCTTTTGCAGAAGCAGCAGGTCTGAGACAAG GCAGTGCACTAGTGGACATGTACGCTAAGTGTGGGAGACTTGATCTTGGTTTGAATGTTTTCAAGAAATTATCTGGAAGGGATACTGTGGCATGGAACACAGTCATCACAAGCTGTTCTCAGAATGGACAACCAGAGGAAGCCATTAAATATTTTCGGCATATGGGTATGGAAGGAGCATTATATGATTGTGTCGCGATATCAGCTGCTCTGTCTGCATGTGCTGCCATACCAGCCCTACATTATGGAAAACAAATCCATGCATTCATAATCAGAGGTGCCTTAAGAACAGATGTCTTTGCTGAAAGCGCTCTGATTgacatgtatgcaaaatgtggcAATCTGGTTTTTGCACGGGGTGTGTTTGAGTTGATGCATGAGAAAAATGAGGTATCGTGGAACAGTATGATTTCTGCTTATGGGACTCATGGACATGTGGATAGTGCAATTTCCTTATTTCACAAAATGCTAGAAACAGGCATTCACCCAGATCATATTACCTTCCTTTCTATAATTTCAGCATGCAGCCATGCTGGTTTGGTTGATGAAGGGTTTCACTTCTTCAACTGCATGAGCAAGGATTATGGGATTATGGCTCGTATGGAGCATTATGCTTGCATGGTTGACCTCTTTGGTCGTGCTGGAGATTTAGAGAAAGCCTTGAGCATAATTAGGAGCATGCCATTTGAACCAGATTCTGGTATATGGGGAGCATTGCTTGGGGCCTCCCGTGTTCATGGTAATGTTGAAATAGCAGATGTAGCTTCTAAGAAGCTTTTCCATATGGATCCATCCAATTCTGGATATTATGTCTTGTTGGCTAATACCCATGCTGAGGCTGGTGGTTGGGAGGATGTTCTTAAAGTGCGAAGTTTGATGAAAGAAAGAGGAGTTCAGAAGTTACCTGGTTGCAGCTGGATCGAGATTGGCAGGTCTTCACGTATGTTCATTGCAGCTGATACTTCCCATCCAGAATCAGCTCAGATCTATTTGCTACTGAGATGTTTACTTCTTGAGCTCAGGGAAGCAGGATATGTGCCCCAAACCAGATTTGATGCCGTGATTGCTCGTTCAG GTAATGCAGTGGCAACACTTTGA
- the LOC116267411 gene encoding pentatricopeptide repeat-containing protein At4g21300 isoform X3, with protein MPFYEAHGRGSSLARCSSVGLRRLRLRARQSAMHGRAPFQLVNPLHLISSFRCFKAFPAQFKCHKNSLILSLDFHGFHESLENRASSLLLDCSESKCLQHGRQVHAQIIANGIYDVRQLKNKVLGMYVLCGSLWNAKNVFLSIKETQSLHWNWMIRGFSMMGRFDFALLFYIKMLDSGVLPDKFTFVYVIKACCSLSAVNFGRFVHRLLVSMGFDGDLFVGSSLIKIYAENNCLQDARQVFDKISERDCVLWNVMIDGYARNGDVLGALELFNVMRSSEIHGLAIRCGFDLEVSVANALLTMYSKCHFLPDARLVFDLIRQKDVVSWNGIIAGYLHNGCISGALGVFSEMQLAGAKPDSVTFASLLPSFAEAAGLRQGKEVHAYILRNSLSFDAFVKSALMDIYFKCSNVELARKVFCVTGAIDVVIFSTMISGCVLNGLNHDALVMFRILLQSNMRPNSVTLASTLPACASLAALKVGKELHGYILKSAHSNICFVGSALVDMYAKCGRLDLGLNVFKKLSGRDTVAWNTVITSCSQNGQPEEAIKYFRHMGMEGALYDCVAISAALSACAAIPALHYGKQIHAFIIRGALRTDVFAESALIDMYAKCGNLVFARGVFELMHEKNEVSWNSMISAYGTHGHVDSAISLFHKMLETGIHPDHITFLSIISACSHAGLVDEGFHFFNCMSKDYGIMARMEHYACMVDLFGRAGDLEKALSIIRSMPFEPDSGIWGALLGASRVHGNVEIADVASKKLFHMDPSNSGYYVLLANTHAEAGGWEDVLKVRSLMKERGVQKLPGCSWIEIGRSSRMFIAADTSHPESAQIYLLLRCLLLELREAGYVPQTRFDAVIARSGNAVATL; from the exons ATGCCGTTTTACGAAGCCCATGGGCGTGGTTCTTCGTTGGCTCGTTGCTCCTCTGTTGGCCTACGTCGACTGCGGTTGCGCGCTCGGCAGAGTGCCATGCATGGAAGAGCTCCATTTCAACTAGTCAACCCGCTCCACCTTATTTCTTCGTTTAGGTGCTTCAAAGCATTCCCGGCCCAGTTCAAATGCCACAAAAATTCCCTCATACTTTCTctagattttcatggttttcatgAGTCTTTGGAAAATCGAGCTTCTTCACTGCTGCTAGATTGCTCTGAATCCAAGTGCCTGCAGCATGGACGTCAAGTCCATGCCCAGATCATTGCAAATGGAATTTATGATGTTCGTCAGCTGAAAAACAAAGTGTTGGGTATGTATGTACTCTGTGGGAGTCTATGGAACGCTAAGAATGTATTCTTGAGTATTAAGGAAACCCAGTCTTTGCATTGGAATTGGATGATCAGAGGGTTTTCGATGATGGGCCGGTTTGACTTTGCTCTGCTATTCTATATTAAGATGCTGGATTCTGGTGTTTTACCGGATAAATTCACGTTTGTTTATGTGATCAAGGCATGTTGCAGCCTTTCAGCTGTGAACTTCGGTAGGTTCGTGCATAGGCTTTTGGTTTCGATGGGCTTTGATGGAGATTTGTTCGTGGGAAGCTCCTTGATTAAGATATATGCGGAAAACAATTGTCTGCAAGATGCACGCCAAGTGTTTGATAAAATATCTGAGCGTGATTGTGTTCTTTGGAATGTGATGATCGACGGATATGCAAGGAATGGTGATGTTCTTGGAGCTTTGGAACTGTTTAATGTGATGAGGAGTTCTGAG ATTCATGGGCTGGCAATTCGTTGTGGGTTTGATCTTGAGGTTTCTGTCGCAAATGCATTACTAACAATGTACTCAAAATGCCACTTTCTGCCGGATGCACGTCTAGTATTTGACCTCATTCGTCAAAAAGATGTGGTTTCTTGGAACGGAATTATTGCTGGGTATCTCCATAATGGATGTATCAGTGGAGCATTGGGTGTCTTCAGTGAGATGCAATTGGCTGGTGCCAAGCCAGATTCTGTTACTTTTGCTAGCTTGCTTCCATCTTTTGCAGAAGCAGCAGGTCTGAGACAAGGTAAAGAAGTTCATGCTTATATTCTGAGAAACAGTTTGTCGTTTGATGCATTCGTGAAGAGTGCTCTCATGGACATATATTTCAAATGTAGTAATGTGGAACTGGCACGTAAGGTTTTTTGTGTAACTGGTGCCATTGATGTAGTCATATTTAGCACGATGATTTCAGGGTGTGTGCTGAATGGTTTGAATCATGATGCTTTAGTGATGTTTAGGATATTGCTGCAGTCAAATATGAGACCCAATTCTGTGACATTGGCAAGTACCTTGCCTGCATGTGCTAGTTTGGCAGCTTTGAAAGTGGGGAAGGAGCTCCATGGCTACATTCTAAAGAGTGCTCACAGTAACATTTGTTTTGTAGGCAGTGCACTAGTGGACATGTACGCTAAGTGTGGGAGACTTGATCTTGGTTTGAATGTTTTCAAGAAATTATCTGGAAGGGATACTGTGGCATGGAACACAGTCATCACAAGCTGTTCTCAGAATGGACAACCAGAGGAAGCCATTAAATATTTTCGGCATATGGGTATGGAAGGAGCATTATATGATTGTGTCGCGATATCAGCTGCTCTGTCTGCATGTGCTGCCATACCAGCCCTACATTATGGAAAACAAATCCATGCATTCATAATCAGAGGTGCCTTAAGAACAGATGTCTTTGCTGAAAGCGCTCTGATTgacatgtatgcaaaatgtggcAATCTGGTTTTTGCACGGGGTGTGTTTGAGTTGATGCATGAGAAAAATGAGGTATCGTGGAACAGTATGATTTCTGCTTATGGGACTCATGGACATGTGGATAGTGCAATTTCCTTATTTCACAAAATGCTAGAAACAGGCATTCACCCAGATCATATTACCTTCCTTTCTATAATTTCAGCATGCAGCCATGCTGGTTTGGTTGATGAAGGGTTTCACTTCTTCAACTGCATGAGCAAGGATTATGGGATTATGGCTCGTATGGAGCATTATGCTTGCATGGTTGACCTCTTTGGTCGTGCTGGAGATTTAGAGAAAGCCTTGAGCATAATTAGGAGCATGCCATTTGAACCAGATTCTGGTATATGGGGAGCATTGCTTGGGGCCTCCCGTGTTCATGGTAATGTTGAAATAGCAGATGTAGCTTCTAAGAAGCTTTTCCATATGGATCCATCCAATTCTGGATATTATGTCTTGTTGGCTAATACCCATGCTGAGGCTGGTGGTTGGGAGGATGTTCTTAAAGTGCGAAGTTTGATGAAAGAAAGAGGAGTTCAGAAGTTACCTGGTTGCAGCTGGATCGAGATTGGCAGGTCTTCACGTATGTTCATTGCAGCTGATACTTCCCATCCAGAATCAGCTCAGATCTATTTGCTACTGAGATGTTTACTTCTTGAGCTCAGGGAAGCAGGATATGTGCCCCAAACCAGATTTGATGCCGTGATTGCTCGTTCAG GTAATGCAGTGGCAACACTTTGA